A region from the Patescibacteria group bacterium genome encodes:
- a CDS encoding IS1595 family transposase, protein MSKRLIKNSKLTNRQINKLIDFFVLEVPAPKSCKAVKINRHSAERIYQIIRFNLAIECEKHNPFNGEIEIDESYFGGKRKGNHGRGAAGKIPVFGSLKRNGWVYTRIVNDVSRNTLRKIIKTRIVPKSIIYSDSFRSYNGLVLDGFKHYRINHDKTFVSSKRHHINGIESFWGYAKTKLRKYHGIDRKRFYYYLKEMEFRFNYRKHPNFGLLIRKIVKKNNRVLD, encoded by the coding sequence ATGAGCAAGCGATTAATTAAAAACAGTAAATTAACAAACAGACAGATAAACAAATTAATAGACTTCTTTGTATTAGAAGTACCAGCCCCTAAATCATGCAAAGCAGTTAAGATTAACCGCCATTCAGCAGAAAGAATCTATCAGATTATCCGTTTCAACCTGGCAATTGAGTGCGAAAAACATAATCCATTTAATGGCGAGATTGAAATAGATGAGTCATACTTCGGCGGTAAAAGAAAAGGTAATCACGGCCGAGGCGCAGCTGGTAAAATCCCTGTATTTGGCAGTCTAAAACGCAATGGCTGGGTATACACCAGGATTGTCAATGATGTATCAAGGAATACTTTAAGAAAAATAATCAAGACAAGAATTGTTCCTAAAAGCATTATCTATTCAGACAGCTTTAGATCATACAACGGTTTAGTGTTAGACGGATTCAAGCATTACCGGATTAACCATGACAAGACATTTGTTAGTAGCAAAAGACATCATATCAACGGCATTGAGAGTTTCTGGGGATACGCCAAGACTAAGTTAAGAAAGTATCACGGGATAGACAGAAAAAGGTTCTATTATTATCTAAAAGAGATGGAGTTTAGATTTAACTACAGAAAACATCCTAATTTTGGCTTACTTATTAGGAAAATCGTTAAAAAGAACAATCGTGTTTTAGACTAA
- a CDS encoding 3D domain-containing protein, which produces MRKILKLSEKLTILLILASFVNILLPHGVLAVEGLKQANNEALGELRRVVIYDPERVEPEYVTASTRYITVTAYTSCVYETDSTPFTTANGSVVRDGIIAANFLRFGTKVRFPDYFGDKVFEVHDRMNPRYHYQADIWMEEKIQAKQFGSRVLKMEILEEALVDELALK; this is translated from the coding sequence ATGAGAAAAATACTTAAATTAAGCGAAAAATTAACAATTTTGCTGATTTTGGCCAGTTTTGTTAATATCTTACTGCCTCACGGCGTTTTAGCCGTAGAAGGGCTAAAACAAGCTAATAATGAGGCTTTAGGCGAGCTTCGTCGGGTAGTTATTTATGATCCAGAGCGTGTTGAGCCAGAATATGTAACTGCCAGCACTCGCTATATTACAGTAACTGCTTATACTTCTTGTGTTTATGAAACCGATTCTACGCCCTTTACTACTGCCAACGGTTCGGTAGTGCGCGACGGCATTATTGCGGCTAATTTTTTAAGGTTCGGCACTAAAGTCCGTTTTCCTGATTATTTTGGCGACAAGGTTTTTGAGGTCCATGACCGGATGAATCCCCGCTATCATTATCAGGCAGATATTTGGATGGAAGAGAAAATCCAGGCCAAACAGTTCGGCAGTCGAGTGCTAAAGATGGAGATATTAGAAGAAGCTCTAGTTGATGAATTGGCTTTAAAATAA
- a CDS encoding nucleotidyl transferase AbiEii/AbiGii toxin family protein: protein MIEQKELKRLSTRMQTSNMMVAREYVQHYVLSELYKQKGSDRLLFKGGTALRFIYQSPRFSEDLDFTASRNISYQEIEDLLTQIYFNLESWGFSAEIDEAKETTGGYLAKTVFSFLDNKINLKIEISFRKKQKKIEKEISQIRNEFLPTYDIIHLTLEKITAGKLAALMSRSKPRDWYDLYFLLKNDYLDSNQKKILPEILEKLKKSRTAFKKELKEFLPKSHHLIIKDFKNILKREIIKNI, encoded by the coding sequence ATGATCGAGCAAAAAGAACTAAAGAGATTATCTACTAGAATGCAAACTAGCAACATGATGGTGGCTAGGGAATATGTTCAGCACTATGTTTTATCAGAGCTTTATAAACAAAAGGGGTCTGATAGATTGCTATTTAAGGGTGGAACGGCTCTACGCTTTATTTACCAGAGCCCAAGATTTTCAGAAGATCTGGATTTTACTGCCTCTAGAAATATCAGCTATCAGGAGATAGAAGATTTATTAACTCAAATTTATTTTAACCTTGAAAGCTGGGGGTTTAGCGCAGAAATTGACGAGGCCAAAGAAACGACTGGCGGCTATTTAGCCAAAACCGTTTTTTCTTTTTTGGACAACAAAATTAATTTAAAAATTGAAATTTCATTTAGAAAAAAACAAAAAAAAATAGAAAAAGAAATAAGCCAAATAAGAAATGAATTTTTGCCAACTTATGATATTATCCATTTAACTTTGGAAAAAATTACTGCGGGTAAATTAGCAGCTTTGATGTCTAGAAGCAAACCGCGTGATTGGTATGACTTATATTTTTTATTGAAAAATGATTATCTGGACAGCAATCAAAAAAAAATACTGCCCGAAATTTTGGAAAAATTAAAAAAATCAAGAACTGCTTTTAAAAAAGAATTAAAAGAATTTTTGCCAAAGAGCCATCATTTGATAATTAAGGATTTTAAAAACATTTTAAAGCGGGAAATTATCAAGAATATTTAA
- the polA gene encoding DNA polymerase I produces the protein MSKKPKFIIIDGNALLHRAWHALPPLTTNKGQIVSGVYGFTAIFLKVLKELEPDYIAVTFDRREKTFRHKEFKEYKAKRIKQPDELYEQIPILKNLLSTFRVKIYEKAGFEADDVIGTLAKKAGDNIKTIIVTGDLDTLQLIDESTEVYTLKKGISDTFIYDVSAVKARYGLTPEQMIDYKALRGDPSDNIPGVRGIGEKGAADLIKEFKTLEGIYNDIGKVKKERAKNLLVEHKKDALLSKKLVTIVDDLNIDFKLEDCRLKSFDQQAVFKIFQELNFKSLLNRLPRVDNVGVDCNQPLQDDGQQQKSEQVSLFGKSAVKKEIPYNKNYHLIDNKKDFDDFIEKLKKQKIFALDTETTDYDPLKAKLLGISFCWEDGKAYYIDVGSVGVDCNQPLRGILGNIQIQKFGQNIKYDLKVLHQAGINLEGICFDTMIASYLLNPGTRGHGLDNLAFVEFGHQMITMEDLIGKGRDKIGIDEVTTGDLAQYSCEDADYTWRLKERLEKRLKENKNLELLLRIEIPLVSVLAEMEENGVKIDDKFLGKMSVSVQRKINALELKIYKLAGKKFNVRSPLQLKEILFEKLKISPLGLGKTKTGVSTAAGELDKLKGKHKIIDLIIDHRELSKLQSTYIEALPKLINPKTGRVHTSYNQTITATGRLSSSDPNLQNIPIRTSLGREIRKAFVAPAGYKILTADYSQIELRIVASLANDPVMISLFKGHQDIHTATASFIHDVPEEQVDKQLRRTAKEINFGVLYGMGVSGIASRTGLPRAQAQEFLDKYFGRFKAVQKYLMQSVERGREQGYVETLFGRRRYLPDLNSGVQQIRAVAERMALNQPIQGTAADLMKIAMINLSQKLSKHNSDEVTMLLQVHDELVFEVKSDSTEKIAKIIKHEMENVYTLRVPIEAEIEAGQNWGELKPLNIK, from the coding sequence ATGTCCAAAAAACCAAAATTTATCATCATTGACGGCAACGCCTTGCTCCACCGCGCCTGGCACGCCCTTCCGCCCCTAACCACTAACAAAGGTCAAATAGTTAGCGGGGTTTATGGTTTTACTGCCATATTTTTAAAAGTCCTCAAAGAATTAGAGCCAGATTATATTGCCGTGACTTTTGACCGGCGGGAAAAAACTTTTCGCCATAAAGAATTTAAAGAATATAAAGCCAAGCGGATTAAACAGCCCGATGAACTTTATGAGCAGATTCCAATTTTAAAAAATTTACTTTCAACTTTCAGAGTTAAAATCTATGAAAAAGCCGGCTTTGAGGCTGATGATGTTATTGGAACTCTTGCCAAAAAAGCAGGAGATAACATTAAAACTATAATTGTTACTGGCGATTTAGACACCCTGCAACTCATTGATGAGAGCACCGAGGTCTACACCCTGAAAAAAGGCATTAGCGATACTTTTATTTATGATGTTAGTGCTGTCAAAGCGCGTTACGGTTTAACACCCGAACAGATGATAGACTACAAAGCCCTGCGTGGTGATCCGAGTGACAACATTCCAGGTGTCCGCGGCATTGGTGAAAAAGGCGCTGCTGACTTAATTAAAGAATTCAAAACCTTAGAAGGCATTTACAACGATATTGGCAAAGTCAAAAAAGAGCGAGCTAAAAATCTTCTTGTTGAGCATAAAAAAGACGCCTTGCTTAGTAAAAAGTTAGTGACGATTGTTGATGATCTAAATATCGATTTTAAATTAGAAGACTGCCGCTTGAAATCATTTGACCAGCAGGCTGTCTTCAAGATTTTTCAGGAATTGAATTTCAAGTCCTTATTAAATCGGTTGCCGCGGGTTGATAACGTAGGGGTTGATTGCAATCAACCCCTACAGGACGACGGCCAGCAACAAAAATCTGAACAGGTCAGTCTGTTTGGAAAATCGGCTGTCAAAAAAGAAATTCCTTATAATAAAAATTATCATCTTATTGATAATAAAAAAGATTTTGATGATTTTATTGAGAAATTGAAAAAGCAAAAGATATTTGCTTTGGATACCGAGACTACGGATTATGATCCCTTAAAAGCTAAGCTTTTAGGGATTAGTTTTTGTTGGGAGGACGGAAAGGCGTATTATATTGATGTTGGTTCTGTAGGGGTTGATTGCAATCAACCCCTACGGGGGATTTTGGGAAATATTCAAATCCAAAAATTCGGCCAAAACATTAAATATGATTTAAAGGTTTTACATCAGGCAGGCATAAATCTCGAAGGTATTTGTTTTGATACCATGATTGCGAGTTACCTGTTAAATCCTGGCACCCGGGGCCATGGTTTGGATAATTTAGCTTTTGTGGAATTTGGCCACCAAATGATTACTATGGAAGATTTAATTGGCAAGGGTCGTGATAAAATTGGCATTGATGAGGTGACTACTGGCGATTTAGCTCAATATTCTTGCGAAGATGCGGATTACACTTGGCGGTTAAAAGAACGACTAGAGAAAAGATTAAAAGAGAATAAAAATTTAGAGTTGCTTTTAAGAATAGAAATTCCTTTGGTTTCTGTTTTAGCTGAAATGGAAGAAAACGGGGTTAAAATTGATGATAAGTTTTTAGGCAAGATGAGTGTTTCGGTTCAAAGAAAAATCAACGCCCTGGAGTTAAAGATTTATAAATTGGCAGGCAAAAAGTTTAATGTCCGTTCGCCGCTGCAGCTTAAAGAAATTCTTTTTGAAAAATTAAAAATTTCTCCATTAGGTCTTGGCAAAACTAAAACCGGGGTTTCCACCGCGGCTGGGGAACTGGATAAGCTAAAAGGCAAGCACAAGATTATTGATTTAATCATTGACCATCGGGAACTTTCCAAATTACAAAGCACATATATTGAGGCTTTGCCAAAATTGATTAATCCCAAAACCGGGCGCGTGCATACCAGTTATAATCAGACTATCACAGCCACGGGCCGGCTTTCTTCATCAGATCCCAATTTGCAAAACATTCCCATTCGTACTTCTTTGGGCCGGGAGATTCGCAAAGCTTTCGTAGCACCCGCGGGTTATAAAATTTTAACCGCGGATTATTCTCAGATTGAATTGCGGATTGTGGCCTCTCTTGCCAATGACCCCGTTATGATTTCCCTTTTTAAGGGGCATCAGGATATTCACACAGCTACTGCTAGTTTTATTCATGACGTTCCAGAAGAACAAGTTGATAAGCAGTTGCGACGAACTGCCAAGGAAATCAATTTTGGCGTGCTTTATGGCATGGGAGTAAGCGGCATTGCTTCCCGCACCGGGCTTCCGCGCGCTCAAGCTCAAGAATTTTTAGATAAATATTTTGGCCGTTTTAAAGCAGTACAAAAGTATCTTATGCAAAGCGTAGAGCGCGGCCGGGAGCAGGGTTATGTAGAAACTCTTTTCGGTCGCAGGCGTTATTTGCCAGATTTAAATTCTGGAGTGCAGCAAATCCGCGCTGTTGCCGAACGTATGGCCCTAAATCAGCCCATCCAAGGTACAGCCGCAGATTTAATGAAAATCGCCATGATTAATCTTAGTCAAAAATTATCCAAACATAATAGTGATGAAGTCACAATGCTCTTACAGGTTCATGATGAATTGGTTTTTGAAGTAAAAAGTGATTCAACAGAAAAGATTGCTAAAATTATTAAACATGAAATGGAAAATGTTTACACCTTGCGCGTTCCCATTGAGGCGGAGATTGAGGCGGGGCAGAATTGGGGGGAGTTGAAACCATTGAATATCAAATAA
- the queA gene encoding tRNA preQ1(34) S-adenosylmethionine ribosyltransferase-isomerase QueA — protein MKLSLFDYKLPKNLIAQCPTRPRDHSRLLVLDRTTKETSHCKFYEIEKFLQKGDILVLNNSKVIPARLYGRREGTGGKLEIFLLRQLNSNTWECLVGGRRARVGLKLKFSKTLKGELFKKSDEQKCLPTKALAKAGVIKFNKRGQSLKKEIYKIGHTPTPPYIKSASPMAGRQASSVKQDYQTVYAKVEGSVAAPTAGFHFTKRLINRLKKKGVQFEFVALHVGLGTFAPVKTQNIEDHKMHPEFAILDKDTCKRLNQAKKQGQRIIAVGTTSVRVLESATVKRKNKTSGLRPQASCPVNLFIYPGYKFKFVDCLITNFHLPKSTLLMLVSAFAGRPLIMKEYQEAIKRKYRFYSFGDAMFIKA, from the coding sequence ATGAAATTATCTTTATTTGACTATAAATTACCCAAAAATTTGATAGCCCAATGCCCAACCCGTCCGCGAGACCACTCGCGGCTTTTAGTTTTAGACAGGACGACTAAGGAAACAAGTCACTGCAAATTTTATGAAATTGAAAAATTTTTACAAAAAGGTGACATCCTGGTTCTCAACAATTCTAAAGTTATTCCCGCTCGACTTTATGGACGTCGAGAAGGCACGGGCGGAAAGCTAGAGATTTTTCTTTTGCGTCAACTCAATTCCAATACATGGGAGTGTTTAGTTGGAGGTAGGCGGGCACGAGTTGGACTTAAATTAAAATTCAGCAAGACGCTCAAAGGCGAACTATTCAAAAAGTCAGATGAGCAAAAATGCCTGCCCACCAAAGCCTTGGCGAAGGCGGGGGTGATCAAATTCAACAAACGCGGCCAATCTCTAAAAAAAGAAATTTACAAAATCGGTCATACGCCGACACCTCCCTACATCAAGTCCGCCTCCCCAATGGCGGGCAGGCAAGCGTCAAGCGTCAAACAAGATTATCAGACAGTCTATGCAAAGGTTGAAGGCTCGGTGGCCGCGCCCACAGCTGGTTTTCATTTTACTAAGCGACTTATTAATCGTTTAAAGAAAAAAGGAGTTCAATTTGAATTTGTTGCCCTCCATGTTGGCTTGGGCACTTTTGCACCGGTTAAAACTCAAAATATAGAAGACCATAAAATGCATCCGGAATTTGCAATTTTAGATAAAGACACCTGTAAGAGATTAAACCAAGCCAAAAAGCAAGGCCAACGGATTATTGCCGTGGGCACTACTTCAGTCAGAGTTCTGGAATCAGCCACTGTTAAAAGAAAGAATAAAACCTCAGGCCTCAGGCCTCAGGCCTCATGCCCCGTCAATCTCTTCATTTATCCCGGCTACAAATTCAAATTTGTAGATTGCCTGATTACTAATTTTCATTTACCCAAATCAACGCTCTTAATGTTGGTTTCCGCGTTCGCGGGCCGGCCGCTCATCATGAAGGAATATCAAGAAGCCATCAAAAGAAAATATCGGTTTTATAGTTTTGGCGATGCAATGTTTATTAAGGCTTGA
- a CDS encoding HAD family hydrolase, which yields MKIEAVLFDADGVILDSLDGAYWGQNRAVEILEKTERQGFLPKSAEELREFWRTHQRYREGVEALWPGIDFSRYIELYYRDVFPKEEVSFFPDVIEVLAWLREQALFLGIVTSRDRKSFNLKSKKAGLPLDLFDYIQTSEDYKACKPEPEVFDKVLALLRSQDITPDKVVYVGDSTDDFYATRLKPVPINFVGVLTGIATREDFLEAGVPEKCLVESIGGVIPHSLHS from the coding sequence TTGAAAATTGAAGCAGTTCTGTTTGATGCCGATGGAGTTATATTAGATTCTCTTGACGGAGCCTACTGGGGTCAAAATCGCGCAGTGGAAATACTGGAAAAGACAGAGAGGCAAGGATTTTTACCAAAGTCAGCAGAAGAGTTGAGAGAATTTTGGCGCACGCATCAACGTTATCGGGAGGGAGTTGAAGCTCTTTGGCCAGGAATTGATTTCTCAAGGTATATCGAGCTTTACTATAGAGACGTTTTTCCCAAAGAAGAAGTTAGTTTTTTCCCTGACGTTATAGAGGTCTTGGCGTGGTTGAGGGAACAGGCGTTATTTTTAGGCATAGTTACTTCAAGGGACAGAAAATCTTTTAATCTCAAGTCTAAAAAAGCCGGTTTACCTTTGGATTTATTTGACTATATTCAGACCTCGGAAGATTATAAGGCTTGTAAACCCGAGCCTGAAGTTTTTGATAAAGTTTTGGCTTTATTGCGAAGTCAGGACATTACCCCCGATAAAGTGGTTTATGTGGGCGACTCAACTGATGATTTTTATGCCACTCGCCTAAAGCCAGTTCCCATAAATTTTGTCGGGGTTTTAACTGGTATTGCTACGCGAGAAGATTTTCTGGAAGCAGGCGTACCAGAAAAATGCCTTGTTGAGTCAATCGGAGGTGTTATCCCACATTCCTTGCATAGTTAG
- a CDS encoding PH domain-containing protein, whose translation MIKKRFFPSQGHDEKVILLLRRHWFTLSKIAATYFLAATAPFIFYVLYKTFSPDVLSGEITRALTILGVSTFYLFWWCLAFRAFIDYWLDVWVVTDRRIVNVEQRGLFFRTISEQKLFRVQDVTADVRGLLPTFLHYGNVHIQTAGAYERFVFKEVSHPYEVTKKIMQLAEWRRKNMPAGELASPSHGDGHR comes from the coding sequence ATGATAAAAAAACGTTTTTTCCCATCTCAAGGCCATGATGAAAAAGTTATTTTGCTTTTACGCAGGCATTGGTTTACATTGTCTAAAATAGCAGCCACCTATTTTTTAGCCGCCACAGCACCCTTTATTTTTTATGTTTTGTACAAAACTTTTTCACCAGATGTGCTTTCAGGAGAAATCACGCGAGCCCTAACGATTTTGGGAGTAAGCACTTTTTATCTTTTTTGGTGGTGTTTGGCATTTAGGGCGTTTATTGATTATTGGCTTGATGTTTGGGTGGTTACTGACAGGCGAATTGTGAACGTGGAACAAAGAGGTTTATTTTTTAGGACGATTTCCGAACAAAAATTATTTCGGGTTCAGGATGTTACTGCTGATGTCCGGGGTTTGTTGCCAACCTTTTTACATTATGGCAATGTGCATATCCAAACAGCCGGCGCATACGAACGTTTTGTTTTTAAAGAAGTCTCGCACCCCTACGAAGTAACTAAAAAGATTATGCAACTGGCTGAATGGCGCAGAAAAAATATGCCGGCAGGGGAGTTGGCTTCCCCGAGCCACGGGGATGGTCATAGATGA
- a CDS encoding prepilin-type N-terminal cleavage/methylation domain-containing protein codes for MNYKTKTTISEKQGFTLIELLVVISIIAMLFTASLAILIKLRLKARDMHRVAEIDNFHKLLEVCYSDQGNYPDSFDPRIWDRWSTADGWRYSFSCGACHGNFQTIMDTCSPGIFKDPINKDPWAYYYFYFEPDATNYGTAPINDICKGHYALMAHLETPNYEKAICFDEPKMYEYWIILGY; via the coding sequence ATGAATTATAAAACAAAGACTACAATTTCCGAAAAACAAGGATTTACTTTAATAGAACTTTTAGTGGTAATCTCCATTATTGCCATGTTGTTTACAGCATCATTAGCTATTTTAATAAAGCTGCGGCTGAAAGCTCGAGATATGCACCGGGTTGCTGAAATAGACAATTTTCATAAATTACTAGAGGTTTGTTATTCAGACCAAGGAAACTATCCTGATAGTTTTGATCCTCGGATATGGGACCGCTGGAGTACTGCTGATGGTTGGAGATATAGCTTTTCTTGCGGTGCTTGCCATGGGAACTTTCAGACAATAATGGACACATGCAGTCCGGGCATATTTAAAGATCCCATAAATAAAGATCCTTGGGCTTACTACTATTTTTATTTTGAACCGGATGCTACTAATTATGGCACTGCCCCAATCAATGATATCTGCAAGGGCCATTATGCGCTTATGGCTCATTTAGAAACCCCGAATTATGAAAAGGCTATTTGTTTTGATGAACCAAAGATGTATGAATATTGGATAATTCTCGGTTATTAA
- a CDS encoding YbjP/YqhG family protein yields the protein MDSLQQKPIKPASKKPSGQQPIKTPAPNSFLKQALQNIDIKKKITPIIVILALVIIAGGFLFWKIYKWQNPPEPKVYINVSPEHITDRFFESWLGYPGDPIADGFYKSSDSLTDDFIEKIDDIANSFNGQNNYDPIICAQSAPQDVNVPRAEVSDKDANIKVRVEWLEREESIIIVDLKKERGGWKIDNITCQEILPKEEPREEELLEEEQSGEKPAGPEAPPEDIEQSSEEMSCENLCGDGVCQEIVCQAVGCPCAETKESCPEDCG from the coding sequence ATGGATTCATTACAACAAAAGCCAATAAAACCAGCCTCAAAAAAACCAAGCGGCCAACAGCCGATAAAAACCCCAGCGCCAAATAGTTTTTTAAAACAAGCGCTCCAAAATATAGACATAAAAAAGAAAATTACACCCATAATAGTTATTCTCGCTTTGGTAATTATTGCCGGCGGATTTCTTTTTTGGAAAATTTATAAATGGCAAAATCCGCCAGAACCGAAAGTTTACATTAATGTCAGCCCAGAGCACATAACTGATAGATTCTTTGAATCTTGGTTGGGTTATCCAGGAGACCCAATTGCTGATGGATTTTATAAATCAAGCGATTCATTGACCGATGATTTTATTGAAAAGATAGATGATATCGCTAACTCTTTTAACGGCCAAAATAACTATGACCCGATTATTTGCGCTCAAAGTGCACCGCAAGACGTAAATGTCCCGCGCGCAGAAGTTTCCGACAAGGATGCGAATATTAAAGTGCGAGTAGAATGGCTTGAACGAGAGGAAAGTATTATTATTGTTGATTTAAAGAAAGAGAGAGGCGGTTGGAAAATTGACAATATTACCTGCCAGGAAATTTTACCAAAAGAGGAACCGCGCGAGGAAGAGCTGCTTGAAGAGGAGCAGTCCGGGGAAAAACCGGCAGGACCAGAAGCGCCGCCAGAAGATATTGAGCAATCTAGTGAAGAAATGTCCTGCGAAAACCTCTGTGGTGACGGTGTTTGCCAAGAAATTGTTTGCCAGGCCGTGGGTTGTCCCTGCGCGGAAACAAAAGAGTCGTGCCCAGAAGATTGCGGGTAA
- the ruvB gene encoding Holliday junction branch migration DNA helicase RuvB encodes MDRVISTKQQQEDQLLDTTLRPRKLAEFVGQEKIKDNLNIFMEAARRRAEPIEHVLLYGPPGLGKTTLAHIIGNEMGVNTRVTSGPAIERAGDLAAILTNLEEGDILFIDECHRLNKVIEEILYPAMEDYSLDIVVGKGPSARTLKLDLPRFTLIGATTRISLLSSPLRDRFGNIYHLDFYENLDIEKIINRSSKILNINCDSEAAGEIAVRARRTPRIANRLLKRVRDYAQVLGDGNISCNLARQALDKLEVDPLGLDRIDRSILEVIIQKFNGGPVGLNSISAATAEEMETIEDIYEPFLLRLGFIQRTPRGRIVTGAGYRHLGMKPPEDLQGKIL; translated from the coding sequence ATGGACCGCGTCATCTCAACCAAACAACAGCAAGAAGACCAACTTCTTGACACCACCCTCCGCCCCCGCAAGCTGGCGGAATTTGTGGGTCAAGAAAAAATCAAGGATAATCTTAATATTTTTATGGAAGCGGCTCGTCGTCGGGCTGAACCGATAGAGCACGTGCTTTTATATGGGCCGCCCGGATTAGGTAAAACTACATTAGCCCACATTATTGGCAATGAGATGGGAGTAAATACTCGGGTCACCAGCGGCCCAGCAATTGAGCGGGCCGGCGACCTCGCTGCCATCCTGACCAACTTGGAAGAAGGGGATATACTTTTTATAGACGAGTGCCACCGGTTGAATAAGGTTATTGAAGAAATTCTTTATCCGGCTATGGAAGACTATTCTTTAGATATTGTTGTGGGTAAGGGGCCTTCGGCACGGACACTGAAGTTGGATTTGCCAAGATTTACTTTAATTGGAGCCACCACTCGCATCAGTTTGCTGTCATCACCCCTGCGCGACCGTTTTGGCAATATTTATCATCTGGATTTTTATGAAAATTTAGACATTGAAAAAATAATTAACCGCTCTTCAAAGATTCTTAACATTAATTGTGATAGTGAGGCAGCTGGTGAAATCGCGGTTCGGGCCAGGCGGACGCCCAGGATTGCCAACCGGTTGCTCAAACGCGTCCGTGATTACGCGCAAGTTTTGGGCGATGGAAATATTAGCTGTAATTTAGCGCGTCAGGCTTTAGACAAATTGGAAGTTGATCCTCTGGGTCTTGATCGCATTGACCGCAGTATTTTAGAAGTCATCATTCAAAAATTTAATGGCGGGCCAGTGGGACTTAATTCTATCTCGGCCGCTACCGCCGAAGAAATGGAAACCATTGAGGATATTTATGAACCGTTTCTTCTTCGTCTCGGCTTTATTCAACGCACGCCGCGTGGTAGAATAGTAACGGGTGCTGGGTATCGGCATTTAGGGATGAAACCACCCGAGGACTTGCAGGGTAAAATATTATGA
- the ddlA gene encoding D-alanine--D-alanine ligase: MSKKLRVAILFGGKSAEHEVSLQSAKNVIEAIDKNKYEVVLIGIDKDGRWHLNQPSRFLLNADDPNLIALNKSDQSVAFLPGTTGEMTDLTQGHELGKIDVVFPVLHGTFGEDGTVQGLLKLAEIPFVGASVLGSSVGMDKDVTKRLLRDAGIPIAKFLAFGQESRASIDFKKVKKELGAPLFVKPCNMGSSVGINKVSDEDGFKQAIEDAFKYDNKILIEEYIKGREIECSVLGNENPVASLPGEVIPHHEFYSYEAKYIDENGATLGAPAKLPGDIIQRVQGLAVETFKTLCCEGLARVDFFLKSDGEVVVNELNTLPGFTKISMYPKLWEASGISCTELIDRLIQLAIERFEKEKILKTTFSN, translated from the coding sequence ATGTCCAAAAAACTTCGCGTCGCTATCCTCTTTGGCGGTAAATCCGCAGAACACGAGGTTTCTTTGCAATCGGCTAAAAATGTGATTGAAGCCATTGATAAAAATAAATATGAAGTGGTTTTAATTGGTATTGATAAAGATGGCCGGTGGCACTTAAACCAGCCGTCGCGGTTTTTACTTAATGCCGATGATCCCAATTTAATTGCTTTAAACAAATCAGATCAGAGCGTGGCTTTTTTGCCAGGAACAACGGGCGAGATGACTGACCTAACTCAAGGTCATGAACTTGGTAAAATTGATGTGGTTTTTCCCGTGCTTCACGGAACTTTTGGTGAAGACGGAACAGTGCAGGGCTTATTAAAATTAGCCGAGATTCCTTTTGTTGGCGCTAGTGTTTTAGGCTCAAGTGTTGGCATGGACAAAGATGTGACGAAACGACTCTTGCGGGACGCAGGGATTCCGATTGCTAAGTTTTTAGCGTTTGGGCAAGAGTCACGAGCCAGTATTGATTTTAAAAAAGTCAAAAAAGAGTTAGGCGCCCCTTTATTTGTCAAACCCTGTAATATGGGCTCATCCGTGGGTATTAATAAAGTTAGCGATGAGGACGGGTTTAAGCAGGCGATAGAAGATGCTTTTAAATATGATAACAAAATTTTAATAGAAGAATATATTAAGGGTCGGGAAATAGAATGCTCGGTTTTGGGCAATGAAAACCCAGTGGCTTCTTTGCCGGGCGAGGTTATTCCTCATCACGAGTTTTATTCATATGAAGCCAAGTATATTGACGAAAATGGCGCCACTCTAGGGGCGCCTGCCAAATTGCCAGGAGATATTATCCAAAGGGTTCAAGGTTTAGCAGTTGAAACTTTCAAAACCTTATGCTGTGAAGGCCTAGCCCGAGTAGATTTTTTCTTAAAAAGTGATGGAGAAGTAGTGGTTAATGAACTCAACACCCTGCCTGGTTTTACGAAAATCAGCATGTACCCCAAACTTTGGGAAGCCAGCGGTATTTCCTGCACAGAGTTGATAGACAGGTTGATTCAATTGGCGATTGAAAGGTTTGAAAAAGAGAAGATATTAAAAACGACATTCAGCAATTAA